From Persicobacter psychrovividus, the proteins below share one genomic window:
- a CDS encoding S8 family serine peptidase has product MSNFLYRYYKVFVSVIGLLICTFSTQWAFSQAQFMDGMRRGVVRVKFKEGHQPAYFSNARTSGEAIQTGVAAFDQINVQFGATQVKRVFEAKGGNEAKLRKHGLHLWYEVIGDPTQDIATMITHFEQLAEIERAEANYEKQFDQGKMIAADLNAMRSRNNESMPMDDPSLVDQWHYHNTGEWHDQAVAGADINLFEAWERHQVYGDSRVIVSVHDEGIDIEHEDLKANLWVNSGESNTGMEVGKDTDGNGYIDDIHGFNFGENSPEITPDPHGTHVAGTVAAVNNNGVGVSGVAGGSGNGDGARVMVCQILSGGSTAERIAESYIYAADNGAVISQNSWGYTSPDFKEEVIHDAIKYFVAEAGDYEGSPMKGGLVFFAPGNSNVNFRFYPGAYDEVVAVGAMAPDFTKASYSNFGEYFDVFAPGGDGYGITEVLSLAPSDGYAYFAGTSMACPHVSGIAALVLSHPENFGKLDSEGLRNIILTSVRDIYQYNASGYAGQLGRGYIDTEYALRIDDGNGPENITDFIAVGSSFDMVSYQWSVPSDVVDIYPEEYHFTWATDAQFSNAETVTIKNNNQQAGTKMQFDLKKLDDLPFGTPIFAKIKAIDRWGNTNEESVTVASEIKRSPELTVEFHDSNADGHHLITADFLNPSTPWLKVKNMASASEGGALKWQLVSGTLELNAMAEKAAEMAEVPASFNAPRARSAAGVSVTLTNQLLERSDLNVAISAAANNVSDPNYIGAIDPKNTTDPYLHLMGDPYETLYTSIGDGSRYLTNSQAQRFTVPATESGQYTIDYVTFRASSRPDFYGTESVEIYLGSSLETAKRVAAFNAQEFNPSGTTSDYDAPLTMTRRAYLPNKLIFEEGENFWVVVHHPAGKFNASPMFIGTWAGVQHDKTSMMSFDGGKNWQDLNEALESDLPQFYGSVFDVMVMPYVYQSQKILQPTVTEGILEAGEQVQIPIQLHLDSVKAGEHELTHTFLTNEKDQTYHNFLVDFNLINVQPQLEVDEVTDFGRIFEGGTTTHDLYISNIGYADAKDLQWEISDDAFTVTGPSDLPARYRNKFAFTFKPTEQREYNATAIASMEGTDRKLRLVLTGSGIAPSVLKLSPAEIVLPDTDLNDPKHIGNTFKIMNDGNAALQYVIAKYSDKDIPDYERSNLFGYTYKTDFKNSNLSHDPAEDAPEFRDISNHVSTQDITEEIRVSSQLNKRIDIGFAFPFFGEYYGHIYLSKYGILCFSDHAFNATPSFRDTYMPEGYISGLFENLSFNDGGRLLYLQEQGKLTVQYDQVKTANASTYNKAFSFQYVIYSSGDIDIVYDSSWPAEGTDGYILRTFAYVAIEEPQQEDGLLFKKWNHFPELGYGTIDPEDTEALDKTALGYYLQFRNPGVNLAENFNTTHGTLLAGEEEVITFDIDPSQWFEGEFEQYIAVVSNDPVNTSQGVHVKMNIVSGGTPGVETIVEDIHFDAVLNQQLESKYIPVNNTGTSAFRIDGVEFSNPGFVLKNQSILGATVAPKETAYLEIVADTENVGDYSADMQVALSGIDPLHFNLTAKVTEVPIFSWQWENDQTTVDLHRGDLHYEPFTVKNEGRSDLTFFFDTDSWFNVLKTGSSSEVSEVDYKFETGKQECWWEQSGGFDLIEVCGRRGPSYDWVELADHPQAEYMPELNFWTGQPFANKQLPFSFEFYGKHYEQINIASFGFVTFNEVENREWDNPGMIPYIPYDKSRFQTMIAPLYHPTSPNFYEFPKTAGVYYLEEEDQVTIQYHLYNDMFGMGYSMSFQLILYATGNFKFQYQMPDRGFDASNTIYFLDAFGSIGIQSEDKMQGYQLSFMENYISDEMSIVFKPQQKFVLGPMETGTYELLIDSREIGTYEVEGVLHALSNQPGTEEDFKHPIHVNIEGVGAFTPEESTVDLGIIFYESLDPLIQEGIDHRVRITNTGTAPIEIVGGGLERNSARQVFGEKIYDGGSLYIFTPISDYVFTTPKQIAPGDFFDFYVEISPEYAQRVDGQYYLVSDEFINLATNLNFTWRALDAVGSEQQVSIPWKAALGSAPVYGGHDEIIRSEIVRGERKSYSISLSNEKGKSPLQYKAAVEYYRQETPFARLMQDENVETTEGLPFATLFAEVDQSARAVQMEEEAEVGDIPSDKGLVHFFENIRGNNAFSVTGFGQGVPFSAATKFQAPEEGSRLSKVWTLCQIEKTEIVEIKVAVYRGTTIETMQLVHEQTAIKTYDGEENTPHWFGIELEEEIEILPYENFYVQFTYPRSIALPQAFDRRSNREYGKDYIISQGLWFDSNYVGLGGAGWQIKVGAEHEGQGGWLIFPGGPEGEIDIESKGTIDFRIDATKEVDDYLAAEITFRTNDPVWKRPYHTEVMVDVLNPLNTEEEQQFGVAPNPATDFVNVSFRIEAAATATIDIFSTTGQLLLSQQTQAISGNNQIKVPVSGLSSGLYMLRISTDQAVIGQANIIKQ; this is encoded by the coding sequence ATGTCAAATTTTTTATACAGGTACTATAAGGTATTTGTGTCTGTAATAGGGTTGCTTATATGCACTTTCAGTACACAATGGGCCTTTAGCCAAGCCCAATTTATGGACGGTATGCGCAGGGGTGTTGTCCGTGTGAAATTTAAGGAGGGCCATCAGCCAGCCTATTTTTCTAACGCCAGAACGAGCGGCGAGGCTATACAGACAGGCGTAGCGGCCTTTGATCAGATCAATGTGCAGTTTGGAGCCACTCAAGTTAAGCGGGTTTTTGAAGCCAAAGGAGGCAATGAGGCCAAACTTAGGAAACACGGACTGCATTTGTGGTATGAGGTGATCGGAGATCCGACTCAGGATATCGCAACCATGATAACACATTTTGAGCAGTTGGCAGAAATTGAGCGGGCAGAGGCCAATTATGAGAAGCAGTTTGATCAGGGTAAAATGATTGCCGCAGACCTGAACGCTATGCGCAGCCGAAATAATGAGTCGATGCCCATGGATGACCCCTCGCTGGTTGATCAGTGGCATTATCATAATACCGGAGAATGGCATGATCAGGCGGTTGCGGGAGCCGATATTAATTTGTTTGAAGCATGGGAACGCCATCAGGTTTATGGGGATTCCCGGGTGATTGTGTCGGTGCACGATGAAGGGATTGACATTGAGCATGAAGATTTGAAGGCCAATTTATGGGTCAATTCAGGGGAGTCTAACACAGGAATGGAAGTGGGAAAAGATACAGACGGCAATGGTTATATTGACGATATCCACGGATTTAATTTTGGAGAAAACAGTCCTGAAATCACCCCAGACCCGCACGGCACGCACGTTGCGGGAACTGTGGCTGCGGTAAACAACAATGGCGTGGGTGTGTCGGGTGTTGCTGGCGGATCGGGGAATGGTGACGGTGCCCGAGTGATGGTTTGTCAGATTCTTTCAGGAGGATCTACGGCCGAGCGTATCGCTGAATCCTATATTTATGCCGCGGATAATGGTGCCGTGATTTCACAGAATTCTTGGGGATACACCAGCCCAGATTTCAAGGAAGAGGTGATTCATGATGCCATCAAGTATTTTGTTGCGGAAGCTGGAGATTATGAAGGAAGTCCTATGAAGGGAGGCCTGGTATTCTTTGCTCCTGGGAATAGCAATGTGAACTTTAGGTTTTATCCTGGTGCTTATGATGAGGTTGTGGCTGTGGGTGCCATGGCTCCAGATTTCACCAAAGCATCCTACTCTAATTTTGGGGAATATTTTGATGTGTTTGCCCCAGGAGGGGACGGATACGGGATTACCGAGGTTTTGAGCCTGGCGCCAAGTGATGGTTATGCCTACTTTGCAGGGACCTCAATGGCCTGCCCTCATGTGTCGGGAATTGCCGCTTTGGTACTTTCGCATCCGGAAAATTTCGGGAAACTTGACAGTGAAGGTCTCCGAAATATTATCCTGACTTCTGTCCGTGATATCTATCAGTACAATGCCTCGGGATATGCTGGGCAGCTTGGACGCGGATATATTGACACAGAATATGCTTTGCGAATTGACGACGGAAATGGCCCTGAAAATATTACCGACTTTATTGCCGTAGGGAGCTCTTTCGATATGGTGAGCTACCAATGGTCGGTACCTTCCGATGTGGTGGATATCTATCCCGAAGAATACCATTTTACCTGGGCCACCGACGCCCAGTTTTCAAATGCGGAAACGGTCACCATAAAAAACAATAATCAACAGGCAGGAACAAAGATGCAATTTGATTTGAAAAAGCTTGACGACCTTCCTTTCGGCACACCGATTTTTGCCAAAATAAAAGCCATCGACCGCTGGGGGAATACCAATGAGGAATCGGTAACTGTTGCGTCTGAAATTAAAAGGTCTCCTGAACTTACAGTGGAATTTCATGATTCAAATGCGGATGGGCATCATTTGATTACAGCGGATTTTCTTAACCCCTCGACCCCATGGCTGAAAGTAAAAAATATGGCCTCGGCCTCTGAAGGTGGGGCCCTGAAATGGCAACTTGTTTCGGGAACTTTGGAATTGAATGCTATGGCTGAAAAAGCCGCTGAAATGGCAGAAGTGCCAGCGAGTTTTAATGCCCCTCGCGCTCGATCGGCAGCAGGAGTTTCGGTGACACTGACCAATCAGTTACTCGAGCGAAGTGATCTCAATGTTGCGATTTCCGCAGCAGCCAATAATGTTTCGGACCCGAACTATATCGGTGCTATCGACCCTAAAAATACCACCGACCCTTACTTGCATTTAATGGGCGATCCTTATGAAACGTTGTATACTTCCATAGGAGATGGCTCAAGATACCTGACCAACAGTCAGGCGCAGCGTTTTACCGTTCCGGCGACAGAAAGCGGGCAATATACGATAGATTATGTGACCTTCAGGGCCAGCAGCCGTCCCGACTTTTATGGCACGGAATCGGTGGAAATATATCTTGGTTCCTCGCTGGAAACCGCCAAGCGTGTGGCGGCATTCAATGCGCAGGAATTTAATCCAAGTGGGACGACCTCAGATTACGATGCGCCACTGACAATGACTCGTCGGGCATATTTACCCAACAAATTAATTTTTGAAGAAGGCGAAAACTTCTGGGTGGTGGTGCATCATCCTGCGGGGAAATTCAATGCCTCACCGATGTTTATCGGTACTTGGGCAGGGGTTCAGCACGATAAAACCTCCATGATGTCTTTTGATGGTGGAAAAAACTGGCAAGACCTGAACGAAGCGCTCGAATCAGATTTACCGCAATTTTATGGCAGTGTGTTTGATGTCATGGTGATGCCTTATGTATATCAGTCCCAGAAAATACTACAGCCAACGGTTACCGAAGGTATTCTGGAGGCCGGCGAACAGGTGCAGATCCCTATTCAGTTACACCTGGACAGCGTGAAGGCGGGCGAGCATGAGCTTACCCACACTTTTCTCACTAATGAAAAAGACCAAACCTATCACAATTTTCTGGTAGATTTTAACCTGATCAATGTACAGCCACAGCTTGAAGTGGATGAAGTAACAGATTTTGGGCGAATATTTGAAGGGGGAACAACCACTCATGATTTGTATATTTCGAATATTGGCTACGCCGACGCCAAGGACCTTCAATGGGAAATTTCCGACGATGCCTTCACGGTAACAGGACCTTCAGATCTTCCTGCAAGATACCGGAACAAATTTGCTTTTACCTTCAAGCCCACCGAACAGCGAGAATACAACGCTACGGCAATCGCAAGCATGGAGGGCACAGATCGGAAGCTGCGACTGGTACTTACTGGCAGCGGGATCGCACCAAGTGTTTTGAAATTATCCCCTGCGGAAATTGTATTGCCTGACACGGATCTGAATGATCCGAAACATATCGGCAACACTTTCAAAATCATGAATGATGGCAATGCTGCCCTGCAATATGTTATTGCTAAATACTCCGACAAGGATATTCCGGATTATGAACGCAGCAACCTGTTTGGCTATACCTATAAAACGGATTTTAAAAACAGCAATCTGTCACATGATCCCGCAGAGGATGCACCCGAGTTTCGTGATATTTCCAATCATGTTTCAACACAGGATATTACAGAGGAAATCCGAGTAAGTTCACAACTTAACAAGCGTATTGATATCGGTTTTGCCTTCCCGTTTTTTGGGGAATACTATGGACATATCTATCTGAGCAAGTACGGCATCCTGTGTTTCAGTGATCATGCTTTCAATGCTACACCAAGCTTCAGGGATACCTATATGCCCGAAGGCTACATCTCAGGCCTCTTTGAAAACCTGTCTTTCAATGATGGCGGACGGTTGCTTTACTTGCAGGAACAGGGTAAACTGACCGTGCAGTACGATCAGGTGAAAACAGCCAATGCCTCAACCTACAATAAAGCCTTTAGTTTTCAGTATGTAATTTACAGCAGTGGCGACATTGATATTGTATATGACAGCTCGTGGCCTGCCGAGGGTACCGATGGCTATATCCTGAGAACGTTCGCTTATGTGGCTATTGAAGAACCACAGCAGGAGGATGGTTTGCTTTTCAAAAAATGGAACCATTTTCCAGAACTGGGCTATGGCACGATAGATCCTGAGGATACCGAAGCATTGGATAAAACGGCCCTGGGCTATTACCTGCAATTTCGGAACCCTGGCGTCAACCTGGCGGAAAACTTCAACACCACCCACGGCACTTTGCTGGCAGGTGAAGAGGAAGTAATTACCTTCGATATCGATCCTTCCCAATGGTTTGAAGGCGAGTTTGAGCAATATATTGCGGTGGTTTCCAACGACCCTGTCAATACCTCTCAGGGTGTTCATGTAAAGATGAATATTGTTTCTGGAGGTACGCCAGGTGTCGAAACCATTGTGGAAGATATTCACTTTGATGCGGTGCTAAATCAGCAGCTCGAGTCCAAGTATATTCCAGTCAACAATACCGGAACGTCTGCTTTCAGGATTGATGGGGTAGAATTTTCAAACCCGGGCTTCGTACTTAAAAATCAATCCATTCTCGGTGCCACCGTTGCTCCTAAAGAAACTGCTTACCTTGAAATTGTGGCTGATACTGAAAACGTGGGCGATTATAGTGCCGACATGCAGGTTGCGTTATCGGGTATTGATCCACTGCATTTCAACCTGACGGCCAAAGTAACGGAAGTGCCGATTTTCAGTTGGCAATGGGAAAATGACCAAACCACCGTGGACCTTCACCGAGGAGACCTGCATTATGAACCCTTTACGGTGAAAAATGAAGGGCGCTCAGACCTGACCTTCTTCTTTGATACCGACAGTTGGTTCAATGTCCTTAAAACGGGCAGCAGCTCAGAAGTTTCCGAAGTGGATTACAAGTTTGAAACCGGAAAGCAGGAATGCTGGTGGGAACAAAGCGGGGGCTTTGATTTGATTGAAGTTTGTGGACGCAGGGGACCTTCTTACGATTGGGTGGAACTTGCTGATCACCCGCAGGCAGAATATATGCCTGAGTTGAATTTCTGGACGGGTCAGCCTTTCGCCAACAAGCAATTGCCATTTTCTTTTGAGTTTTATGGCAAGCATTACGAGCAGATCAACATCGCCTCCTTTGGCTTTGTGACTTTCAACGAGGTAGAAAATAGGGAGTGGGACAATCCCGGAATGATTCCTTATATCCCCTATGATAAAAGCAGATTCCAGACCATGATCGCTCCTTTATATCACCCTACCTCACCGAATTTTTATGAATTTCCCAAGACGGCCGGCGTCTATTATCTTGAAGAAGAAGACCAGGTAACGATTCAGTATCACCTGTATAATGATATGTTCGGCATGGGGTACTCGATGTCTTTTCAGCTGATCCTCTACGCAACGGGCAATTTCAAATTCCAGTATCAGATGCCTGACAGAGGTTTTGATGCCTCCAATACGATCTATTTTCTGGATGCTTTCGGTTCTATTGGTATTCAGAGTGAGGATAAAATGCAGGGCTACCAGTTGTCGTTCATGGAAAATTACATCAGCGATGAAATGTCGATCGTTTTTAAACCTCAGCAAAAATTTGTGCTTGGGCCCATGGAAACGGGGACTTACGAGCTGTTGATAGACAGCCGTGAAATTGGCACCTATGAGGTGGAAGGGGTATTGCATGCGCTTTCCAATCAGCCGGGTACGGAGGAAGATTTCAAACACCCTATCCATGTTAATATCGAAGGTGTGGGCGCATTTACTCCCGAGGAATCGACTGTCGATCTTGGCATCATTTTCTATGAATCCCTTGACCCTTTAATTCAGGAGGGCATTGACCATCGGGTGAGAATCACCAATACGGGAACAGCTCCCATAGAAATTGTAGGTGGTGGGCTTGAGCGTAATTCAGCACGGCAGGTTTTTGGAGAGAAGATTTACGATGGCGGAAGTCTGTACATTTTCACCCCGATCAGCGATTATGTTTTTACAACGCCAAAACAGATTGCCCCAGGGGATTTCTTCGACTTTTATGTCGAGATTTCTCCGGAATATGCACAGCGTGTCGACGGTCAGTATTATTTGGTCAGCGATGAATTTATCAACCTTGCTACCAATCTGAACTTCACCTGGAGAGCGCTCGATGCGGTAGGCAGTGAGCAACAGGTGAGCATTCCATGGAAGGCCGCTTTGGGTAGTGCGCCGGTTTATGGAGGGCATGATGAAATCATCCGCAGTGAAATTGTGCGTGGCGAGCGGAAATCCTATAGCATTTCGCTCTCAAATGAAAAAGGGAAATCTCCACTTCAGTACAAGGCGGCTGTGGAATACTATCGTCAGGAGACTCCTTTTGCTCGCCTGATGCAGGATGAAAATGTAGAAACCACCGAAGGTCTGCCATTCGCAACGCTTTTTGCGGAAGTGGATCAATCAGCACGAGCGGTACAAATGGAGGAGGAAGCTGAAGTAGGCGATATTCCTTCGGATAAGGGCCTGGTACACTTCTTTGAAAATATCCGTGGAAATAATGCCTTTTCGGTAACCGGTTTCGGGCAGGGTGTTCCTTTCTCGGCGGCCACCAAATTTCAGGCACCGGAAGAGGGCAGTAGGCTGTCAAAAGTATGGACCCTCTGCCAGATTGAGAAAACGGAAATTGTTGAAATCAAAGTAGCTGTTTATCGTGGAACAACCATTGAAACCATGCAGCTGGTTCATGAACAAACAGCCATAAAAACCTATGATGGCGAAGAGAATACGCCGCATTGGTTTGGTATTGAGCTGGAGGAGGAAATAGAGATTCTTCCTTATGAAAACTTCTATGTACAATTTACTTATCCACGAAGCATTGCTCTTCCGCAGGCTTTCGACCGAAGAAGCAACAGGGAATATGGAAAAGATTATATCATTTCCCAGGGGCTTTGGTTTGACTCCAACTATGTGGGACTTGGTGGTGCCGGATGGCAAATTAAAGTAGGTGCCGAGCACGAAGGGCAAGGCGGTTGGCTGATTTTTCCCGGTGGTCCTGAAGGCGAGATTGATATTGAATCCAAGGGCACCATTGATTTCAGGATTGACGCCACCAAAGAGGTTGATGATTATTTGGCTGCTGAAATTACTTTCCGCACCAATGATCCTGTGTGGAAGCGCCCCTACCACACCGAAGTGATGGTTGATGTACTGAACCCACTGAACACCGAAGAGGAGCAGCAGTTTGGGGTAGCGCCGAACCCAGCGACGGATTTTGTGAATGTTAGTTTCAGGATTGAGGCTGCTGCAACAGCCACTATCGACATTTTTTCAACCACAGGGCAATTGCTGTTGAGTCAGCAAACACAGGCCATTTCCGGAAATAATCAGATTAAAGTACCGGTATCTGGTTTGTCTTCAGGCTTGTATATGCTCCGCATTTCCACTGATCAGGCCGTAATCGGCCAGGCAAACATTATCAAGCAATAG